The Mangifera indica cultivar Alphonso chromosome 8, CATAS_Mindica_2.1, whole genome shotgun sequence genome has a window encoding:
- the LOC123222303 gene encoding protein phosphatase 2C 29-like isoform X2, whose product MGSGLSYLFPCIKPVNRTNRTAHQLDHPPHQPNLIFASSEPLDETLGHSFCYVRSSNRFISPTPSDRFVSPSHSLRFSPTRSGPGQRGPLPETGFKAISGASVSANTSTPRTVLQLDNIYDDATETTFTGGYGVKSSIVNVSGFESTSSFSALPLQPMPRGGAYDASERGPFFLSGPLERWALSGPLDPNTGCSDSGGHVHFSAPLGGIYVKRKKKRNILGISGIRKAFSEKKRPWVVPVLNFVSRKECNHSQHDNNLEEEAADVSKNERDNVNVQWALGKAGEDRVHVVVSEEQGWLFVGIYDGFNGPDAPEFLMGNLYRAVYNELQGLFWDVEEPDDEIKNAKNNNTQETEIQIDPLVLSNENEMKDRERAKKVTFESEGAENRRRRLWEFLAEEDPEDGLDLSGSERFAFSVDDAISVNKESSAASRRWLLLSRLKPGLLTKHKEVGYGRKSLFPRTFGLAEKEKVGLDENRVEEKVARSGRKRKEGPVDHELVLAAMSRALELTELAYLDMTDKVLDTNPELALMGSCLMVVLMRDEDVYVMNVGDSRAIVAQYQPEAVGCSVGMKGPEGNGSSMEGIVEELPVTQDERGSEVRTNEASAQRMKLTAMQLSTDHSTSIEEEIIRIKNEHPDDSQCIVNGRVKGRLKVTRAFGAGFLKKFPLSSGVFTHSIMSWHLRAAQVE is encoded by the coding sequence ATGGGAAGTGGACTCTCTTACCTCTTCCCTTGTATTAAACCGGTTAACCGAACTAACCGGACCGCACACCAACTGGACCACCCCCCTCACCAACCGAACCTGATCTTCGCTTCGTCTGAGCCGTTGGATGAGACTCTTGGACACTCCTTCTGCTACGTCCGATCGTCTAACCGTTTCATCTCGCCAACTCCTTCCGATCGCTTTGTCTCTCCTTCACACTCTCTCCGTTTCTCTCCGACCCGTTCCGGACCCGGACAGCGTGGCCCGCTGCCCGAGACGGGGTTTAAGGCCATTTCGGGAGCTTCGGTTAGTGCTAATACTTCTACTCCCAGAACTGTCCTCCAACTTGACAATATTTATGACGATGCTACTGAGACTACGTTTACCGGTGGTTATGGTGTGAAGAGTAGTATTGTGAATGTCAGTGGTTTTGAGAGTACGTCGTCGTTTAGTGCTTTACCTCTCCAGCCAATGCCACGTGGCGGCGCTTACGACGCATCCGAGCGGGGCCCTTTCTTTTTGTCTGGCCCGCTGGAGCGCTGGGCATTGTCGGGCCCACTAGACCCGAACACCGGTTGCTCCGACTCCGGTGGTCATGTCCATTTCTCAGCTCCGCTCGGTGGCATTTACgtgaaaaggaagaagaagaggaacaTATTGGGGATTTCGGGAATTCGAAAAGCGTTTTCCGAGAAGAAACGGCCGTGGGTGGTGCCTGTGCTGAATTTCGTTTCTAGAAAGGAATGCAACCACAGTCAACATGACAACAACTTGGAAGAGGAGGCTGCCGACGTGTCCAAAAACGAGAGGGATAATGTCAACGTTCAATGGGCACTGGGTAAGGCCGGTGAAGATCGTGTGCACGTGGTGGTATCCGAAGAACAGGGTTGGTTGTTCGTTGGAATTTATGATGGTTTCAATGGCCCGGATGCTCCCGAATTTCTGATGGGTAATCTTTATAGAGCTGTTTATAATGAGTTACAAGGTTTGTTCTGGGATGTTGAGGAGCCAGATGATGAAATCAAgaatgctaaaaataataatactcaggaaactgaaattcaaattgacCCATTGGTTTTaagtaatgaaaatgaaatgaaagataGAGAGAGAGCTAAAAAAGTGACTTTTGAATCAGAGGGAGCAGAAAATAGGAGGAGGAGATTATGGGAATTTTTGGCTGAGGAGGATCCGGAAGATGGATTGGATCTTTCTGGGTCAGAGAGGTTTGCATTTTCAGTGGATGATGCCATTAGTGTCAACAAGGAGAGCTCAGCAGCAAGTAGGAGATGGTTGCTATTGTCAAGGTTGAAACCAGGGTTGCTGACAAAGCATAAGGAGGTTGGTTATGGGAGGAAATCACTGTTTCCAAGGACGTTTGGATTGGCGGAGAAAGAGAAGGTTGGATTAGATGAGAACAGAGTAGAGGAGAAGGTTGCAAGGAGTGGAAGGAAGCGAAAAGAGGGCCCAGTTGATCATGAATTGGTTTTGGCGGCAATGTCGCGAGCTCTAGAATTGACTGAGCTTGCGTACTTGGATATGACGGATAAGGTTCTTGATACAAATCCGGAGCTAGCGTTGATGGGTTCTTGTTTAATGGTTGTGTTGATGAGGGATGAGGATGTGTATGTGATGAATGTGGGTGATAGTAGGGCAATTGTTGCACAGTATCAGCCAGAAGCAGTTGGATGTAGTGTGGGGATGAAAGGGCCTGAGGGCAATGGGTCAAGTATGGAGGGTATAGTTGAGGAATTGCCAGTGACACAGGATGAAAGGGGAAGCGAGGTGAGGACAAATGAGGCTTCTGCTCAACGAATGAAGTTGACTGCAATGCAGCTTTCAACTGATCACAGCACCAGCATTGAAGAA